In Trichocoleus desertorum ATA4-8-CV12, the following proteins share a genomic window:
- a CDS encoding C39 family peptidase: MKLKILQNTVFKLQPVQASDLPTDQKEEITAGQLFDLHSYKVEGKLIKVAFENVQFKERNTWYVFADHVRLVTSQEDVVATQQQLSPPTPGALPQEHRIKGFPYFAQTDNRYNPSGSCNVTSVAMCLAFFGAKPTQEAQLEDEYYDFLIEQGRSRHDPYDLKWLVEQQGYRDDFRETASIEDVKQWIAQDKPVIVHGYFTRFGHIIVLMGYNTEGFIAHDPYGEYWDSGYDINSDWDNTKGKGRTYSYTLIERTCSPEGPGHMWCHFISK, translated from the coding sequence ATGAAGCTCAAAATCCTGCAAAACACGGTTTTCAAGTTACAGCCCGTTCAGGCGTCTGATCTACCCACTGACCAAAAAGAAGAAATTACTGCTGGACAACTATTCGATCTGCACTCCTACAAAGTTGAAGGCAAGCTGATCAAAGTTGCTTTTGAAAATGTGCAATTTAAGGAACGCAACACCTGGTACGTCTTTGCGGATCACGTCCGTCTCGTGACTTCCCAAGAAGATGTTGTGGCAACCCAACAACAGCTCTCGCCACCGACACCGGGCGCATTGCCTCAAGAACATCGAATTAAAGGTTTTCCTTATTTCGCCCAAACTGATAATCGCTACAACCCTTCTGGTTCTTGCAATGTCACCAGTGTTGCCATGTGTCTTGCTTTCTTTGGGGCCAAACCTACCCAAGAAGCTCAACTAGAAGACGAATACTATGATTTCTTGATTGAGCAAGGCCGCTCTAGACACGACCCTTACGACCTGAAATGGCTAGTAGAACAGCAGGGGTACAGGGATGACTTCCGCGAAACTGCTTCTATTGAAGATGTGAAACAGTGGATCGCGCAAGATAAGCCCGTGATCGTGCATGGGTACTTCACCCGCTTTGGCCACATCATTGTTTTAATGGGCTACAACACTGAAGGTTTTATTGCTCACGACCCCTATGGCGAATATTGGGATAGCGGCTACGACATCAATAGCGACTGGGATAACACCAAAGGCAAAGGACGCACGTATTCCTACACTTTGATCGAACGTACCTGCTCACCCGAAGGGCCTGGTCACATGTGGTGTCACTTTATTTCCAAGTAA
- a CDS encoding glycoside hydrolase family 13 protein: MQIYTPDWVKHAVFYQIFPDRFAKSHHPHKKLLKNASWEAWDEMPTLQGYKGGDLWGVIEKLDYLKDLGINAIYFTPIFQSASNHRYHTHDYYQVDPMLGGNTAFRDLLEAAHERDIRVVLDGVFNHASRGFFFFHDVLENGPHSPWVDWFKIHDWPVSPYNGEYPANYEGWDNNRALPVFNHDHPEVREYIMEVTEYWIKFGIDGWRLDVPFEVKAPGFWQEFRDRVKAINPEAYIVGEVWEDSREWLDGTQFDGVMNYLFAAPTIAFAAGDRVVMEQVQGRSYYPYPPLLAKEYAEKIQEVLALYPWEIQLTQLNLLASHDTARLLSIAGGDRASVELATILLMTYPGAPSVYYGDEVGLPGALDPDSRRAFPMEGKWERDVLNYHRYLIDLRNRYAALRTGTYQVLFAESTVYVFARVLGGEEVIVAVNVGTASGKAHINWDETGLRSRPSEILYGSAELEWDEANASQLSLTIPARTGCILTS, from the coding sequence ATGCAGATTTATACGCCAGACTGGGTCAAGCACGCAGTTTTCTACCAAATTTTCCCCGATCGCTTTGCCAAAAGCCACCATCCGCACAAAAAATTGTTAAAAAATGCCAGTTGGGAAGCCTGGGACGAGATGCCAACGCTACAAGGCTATAAAGGTGGCGACTTGTGGGGTGTGATAGAGAAGTTGGACTATCTCAAAGATCTGGGGATCAATGCTATCTACTTCACCCCTATTTTTCAGTCTGCGAGTAACCACCGCTATCACACCCACGATTACTACCAAGTGGACCCGATGCTGGGGGGAAACACAGCCTTTCGCGATCTACTAGAAGCGGCTCATGAGCGCGATATTCGAGTGGTGCTAGATGGTGTGTTCAACCACGCGAGTCGAGGCTTTTTCTTCTTTCACGATGTGCTAGAAAACGGGCCGCATTCTCCTTGGGTCGATTGGTTCAAGATTCATGATTGGCCTGTGTCCCCCTATAACGGGGAGTACCCAGCAAATTACGAAGGTTGGGACAATAACCGAGCTTTGCCCGTGTTCAACCACGACCACCCAGAAGTACGGGAGTACATCATGGAGGTGACGGAATACTGGATTAAATTTGGCATTGATGGTTGGCGCTTGGATGTGCCTTTCGAGGTGAAAGCGCCCGGGTTTTGGCAAGAGTTTCGCGATCGCGTTAAAGCGATTAACCCAGAAGCCTACATTGTCGGGGAAGTCTGGGAAGATTCTCGTGAGTGGCTGGATGGCACCCAGTTCGACGGCGTGATGAATTATCTTTTTGCTGCTCCTACGATCGCATTTGCCGCAGGCGATCGCGTAGTGATGGAGCAGGTGCAAGGCCGCTCCTATTATCCTTATCCGCCACTATTGGCTAAGGAATACGCTGAGAAAATTCAGGAAGTGTTAGCGCTTTATCCCTGGGAAATTCAGCTGACTCAGTTAAATTTGTTAGCAAGCCACGATACGGCTCGTTTGCTCTCGATTGCGGGGGGCGATCGCGCCAGTGTAGAACTCGCCACCATTCTTCTGATGACCTATCCTGGTGCTCCTAGCGTCTACTACGGTGATGAAGTAGGACTGCCAGGAGCGCTCGATCCTGACTCACGACGAGCTTTCCCGATGGAAGGCAAGTGGGAACGAGACGTACTCAACTACCACCGTTACCTGATTGATTTGCGGAACCGCTACGCGGCTTTACGGACAGGAACCTATCAGGTGTTGTTCGCAGAAAGCACCGTTTATGTGTTTGCCAGAGTTCTCGGTGGCGAAGAGGTGATTGTCGCTGTGAATGTGGGAACTGCTTCTGGGAAGGCCCATATTAATTGGGATGAGACAGGGTTGCGATCGCGTCCTAGCGAGATCCTCTATGGCTCCGCCGAGTTGGAGTGGGATGAAGCGAATGCCTCACAGTTAAGCTTGACCATTCCAGCTCGGACAGGTTGTATTCTGACTAGCTGA